In the genome of Tannockella kyphosi, one region contains:
- the tuf gene encoding elongation factor Tu, whose amino-acid sequence MAKEKFDRSKAHVNIGTIGHVDHGKTTLTAAITTVLSKDGGAQAMDYAAIDAAPEEKERGITINTAHVEYQTESRHYAHVDCPGHADYIKNMITGAAQMDGAILVVAATDGPMPQTREHILLSRQVGVPYIIVFLNKCDMVDDEELLELVEMEVRELLADYDFPGDDTPVIKGSALKALEGDDQWVPAIHELMAAVDSYIPTPTRDTDKPFLMPVEDVFTITGRGTVATGRVERGQVKLNDELEIIGITDTGKTVATGIEMFRKLLDYAEAGDNVGVLLRGVNREQIQRGQVLAKPGSVNPHKKFKCQVYILSKEEGGRHTPFFGNYRPQFYFRTTDVTGVIELPEGVEMVMPGDNVEITVDLISPIAIEEGTKFSIREGGRTVGAGNVSNIIE is encoded by the coding sequence ATGGCTAAAGAAAAATTTGACCGATCAAAAGCACATGTTAATATCGGAACTATTGGTCACGTTGACCACGGTAAAACAACATTAACTGCTGCTATTACTACAGTATTATCAAAAGACGGAGGAGCACAAGCAATGGATTACGCTGCTATCGATGCTGCCCCAGAAGAAAAAGAACGTGGAATTACAATCAACACTGCTCACGTTGAGTACCAAACTGAATCTCGTCACTATGCTCATGTTGACTGTCCAGGTCATGCTGACTACATCAAAAACATGATCACTGGTGCTGCACAAATGGATGGAGCTATCTTAGTAGTTGCTGCTACTGATGGACCTATGCCTCAAACTAGAGAACATATCTTATTATCTCGTCAAGTAGGTGTACCTTACATCATCGTATTCTTAAACAAATGCGATATGGTTGATGACGAAGAATTATTAGAATTAGTAGAAATGGAAGTTAGAGAATTATTAGCTGACTACGATTTCCCAGGTGATGACACTCCAGTTATCAAAGGATCTGCATTAAAAGCTTTAGAAGGAGATGACCAATGGGTACCAGCAATTCATGAATTAATGGCTGCTGTAGATTCATATATTCCAACTCCAACTAGAGATACTGACAAACCATTCTTAATGCCAGTAGAAGACGTTTTCACAATCACAGGTCGTGGAACTGTTGCTACAGGAAGAGTAGAACGTGGACAAGTTAAATTAAATGATGAATTAGAAATCATTGGTATCACTGATACTGGTAAAACAGTTGCTACAGGTATCGAAATGTTCCGTAAATTATTAGATTACGCAGAAGCAGGAGATAACGTAGGGGTTTTATTAAGAGGTGTTAACCGTGAACAAATCCAACGTGGACAAGTATTAGCTAAACCTGGTTCAGTTAATCCACACAAAAAATTCAAATGTCAAGTTTATATCTTATCAAAAGAAGAAGGCGGACGTCATACTCCATTCTTTGGAAACTATAGACCACAATTCTATTTCAGAACTACTGACGTAACTGGTGTAATCGAGTTACCAGAAGGTGTTGAAATGGTAATGCCTGGAGATAACGTAGAAATTACTGTAGATTTAATTTCACCAATCGCTATCGAAGAAGGTACTAAATTCTCAATCCGTGAAGGTGGTAGAACTGTTGGTGCTGGTAACGTTTCAAACATTATTGAATAA
- a CDS encoding PTS lactose/cellobiose transporter subunit IIA: MDAQEQIVINLIVNSGSARSSAIEAIQYAKAGDQAKAEESLQQAKETVNEAHHAQTELIQAEIRGEKAPLNLLMVHAQDHLMTSLVVIDLAQEFIDLYNKVG; encoded by the coding sequence ATGGATGCACAAGAACAAATCGTAATTAACTTAATCGTAAACAGTGGTAGCGCACGTAGCTCAGCTATTGAAGCGATTCAATATGCAAAAGCGGGAGATCAAGCAAAAGCTGAAGAGTCTTTACAACAAGCAAAAGAAACTGTAAACGAAGCTCATCATGCACAAACTGAATTAATCCAAGCTGAAATCCGTGGAGAAAAAGCACCATTAAACTTATTAATGGTACATGCTCAAGATCATTTAATGACTTCTTTAGTTGTTATTGACTTAGCACAAGAATTTATTGACTTATATAACAAAGTTGGATAG